The Sulfurihydrogenibium azorense Az-Fu1 genome contains the following window.
ATTCATATCTAAAACCTCCTAATTATATTCTTATAATCCATAATGTGCTGCTATAGAAGCTGCTATAAATGAGACTATGTCTTCTTTACTTAGTTCTTCTTTGTAATCTAGAAGTTGTGGATTTTCTTGTAAATACTTAGTTGTAAACATTCCTTCTTTAAACTTAGGGTCTTTCATAATTTCTTTAAGGAGGGGGATAGTTGTTTTTACTCCACTTATTTCAAAATAATCTAAAGCAGCTTTTGTTACACTTATTGCTTCATCAAATGTTTTACCCCAACAGATAAGTTTTGCTATCATTGAGTCAAAGTAAGGAGTTACTTCAAAGCCTACAGATGCTGAGCTTTCTATCCTTACTCCAAATCCTCCTGGAGCATAGTATCTTTTAATTGTTCCGATACTTGGAGCGTAGTTCTTTTTTGGATCTTCTGCGTTTATTCTACATTCAATAGCAAATCCATTAAATTTAACATCTTCTTGTTTTATTGAAAGTTTTTCACCAGCTGCTATTTTAATTTGTTCTCTAACTATATCAATTCCGGTAATCATTTCTGTTACTGGGTGTTCTACTTGTATTCTTGTGTTCATTTCTATAAAGTATATGTTTCCTTCTAAGTCTGATACAAATTCCATAGTACCAGCACTGTAATAACCAATGTTTTTAGCTGCGTTTGCACATATTTCTCCGTACTTTCTTCTCTTTTCTTCGTCTAAAACAAGTGAAGGAGCTATTTCTACTAATTTTTGATTTCTCCTTTGAATTGAACAGTCCCTTTCACCAAGATGTATTACGTTTCCATACTTGTCTCCTAAAATTTGAAACTCTATATGTTTTGGATTTTGTATATACTTTTCAAGTAGTAAGTCTCCTCTTCCAAAAGCTTTTTCAGCTTCTTTATAAGCCTGTTCATAATTTCTTTTTAACTCTTCTTCATCGTTACAAATTCTTATACCTCTACCACCACCACCTGCAGAAGCTTTAAGAAGTACAGGATATCCTATCTCTTTTGCTAGAGCTACAGCTTCCTCTACTGATTTAAGTACTCCATCACTACCTGGAACTGTGGGAACACCAAACTTCTTCATTATCTCTTTAGACCTTGCTTTATCTCCCATCATTGCTATAACTTCAGAAGATGGTCCTATAAATGTAATGCCGTTGTCTTCACACATTTTTGCAAACTCTTCGTTTTCGGCTAAAAATCCGTACCCTGGATGTATAGCATCTGCACCTACGGATTTAGCAAGGTCTATTATTAACTGTTTGTTTAGATAAGTATCTAACGGATTAGCACCTATCATATAGGCTTCATCTGCCATTTTAACGTGTCTTGCTGTGGACTCTACATCTGAGTAAATAGCAACTGTAGGTATTCCAAGTTCATGAGATGCTTTTATTATTCTACAAGCTATCTCTCCTCTGTTTGCTACAAGTATTTTTTTAAACATTGCTTTTACTCCTTACTTTTCTATTTTAAATTCATAGCTAATAGGAGCTACTTGATTAATCATGTAAGCTATGCTACAAGTTTTATTTAACGATGTTTCTATTGCATCTTTAACGTCTTGTTCTGTTACATCTCCCTTGATAGTGAACTTTAAGTATATTTTTGTAAACACTTTTGGATAGGTATCTTTTCTTTCTGCATCGGTCTCTACTACTATATCATCAACTTTTTTACCTGCTTTGTGAAGAGCTTCATAAACGTGTATACCCATGCACCCTGCTATAGAGTGGAATAGTAACTCTGGAGGTCTTACTCCTCTTCCTTTACCTCCAACGTAAGCAGCTGCGTCTATTGGAAGTTCTATCCCTGCTTCACCTTTCCCTATAAAATGAAAGTCTTCTTTTTGTTTTACTACTACCTTCATCTTTCACCTCTCTTTAGTTATTTTTTATTGCTTTTACTATTTCATCTCCAAAAGCTTGAGTAGATAATTCTACAGCCTGTTTACCTAATTTTCTAAATCCGTT
Protein-coding sequences here:
- the accC gene encoding acetyl-CoA carboxylase biotin carboxylase subunit, which translates into the protein MFKKILVANRGEIACRIIKASHELGIPTVAIYSDVESTARHVKMADEAYMIGANPLDTYLNKQLIIDLAKSVGADAIHPGYGFLAENEEFAKMCEDNGITFIGPSSEVIAMMGDKARSKEIMKKFGVPTVPGSDGVLKSVEEAVALAKEIGYPVLLKASAGGGGRGIRICNDEEELKRNYEQAYKEAEKAFGRGDLLLEKYIQNPKHIEFQILGDKYGNVIHLGERDCSIQRRNQKLVEIAPSLVLDEEKRRKYGEICANAAKNIGYYSAGTMEFVSDLEGNIYFIEMNTRIQVEHPVTEMITGIDIVREQIKIAAGEKLSIKQEDVKFNGFAIECRINAEDPKKNYAPSIGTIKRYYAPGGFGVRIESSASVGFEVTPYFDSMIAKLICWGKTFDEAISVTKAALDYFEISGVKTTIPLLKEIMKDPKFKEGMFTTKYLQENPQLLDYKEELSKEDIVSFIAASIAAHYGL
- a CDS encoding OsmC family protein, producing MKVVVKQKEDFHFIGKGEAGIELPIDAAAYVGGKGRGVRPPELLFHSIAGCMGIHVYEALHKAGKKVDDIVVETDAERKDTYPKVFTKIYLKFTIKGDVTEQDVKDAIETSLNKTCSIAYMINQVAPISYEFKIEK